One Narcine bancroftii isolate sNarBan1 chromosome 3, sNarBan1.hap1, whole genome shotgun sequence DNA window includes the following coding sequences:
- the arhgdia gene encoding rho GDP-dissociation inhibitor 1 has protein sequence MAEQEPTAEQLAAIAAENQEEETTLCYKPPAQKTLQEIEELDKDDESLKKYKEALLGNRNKVDDPNIPNVQVTSLTLCAAAPDPLVLDLTGNLDNLKSNPFTLKEGVEYRIKICFKVNKEIVSGLKYVQTTSRKGIKIDTSEYMVGSYGPRVTEYEFLTPQEEAPKGMIARGKYLVKSLFTDDDKHHHLLWEWQLNIKKEWKD, from the exons atggcagagcaggagCCAACTGCAGAACAACTGGCAGCCATTGCTGCTGAGAATCAAGAAGAAGAAACTACACTGTGTTACAAACCACCAGCACAGAAAACTCTTCAGGAGATCGAAGAACTGGATAAAGATGATGAAAGCCTCAAGAAGTACAAAGAGGCGCTGCTGGGAAACCGAAATAAAGTTGATG ACCCTAATATTCCAAATGTTCAGGTGACCAGTTTAACACTGTGTGCAGCTGCACCAGATCCCTTAGTCCTGGATTTAACAG GTAACCTTGATAACTTGAAAAGTAATCCTTTTACACTGAAAGAGGGTGTTGAATACAGGATTAAAATTTGCTTCAAG GTTAACAAAGAAATAGTTTCTGGGCTGAAATATGTTCAGACAACATCAAGAAAAGGTATAAAAA ttgatACATCTGAATACATGGTGGGGAGCTACGGGCCACGTGTCACTGAATACGAGTTCTTAACACCACAGGAGGAAGCACCCAAAGGCATGATTGCTCGGGGCAAATATTTGGTCAAATCCCTTTTCACTGATGATGACAAACACCACCACCTTCTCTGGGAATGGCAGCTCAACATCAAGAAGGAATGGAAAGATTAA